In the Besnoitia besnoiti strain Bb-Ger1 chromosome XII, whole genome shotgun sequence genome, one interval contains:
- a CDS encoding hypothetical protein (encoded by transcript BESB_024320) gives MMPQRPSSPHQLVAPSVQDWSADRGCSPSSRRGSDPEETPASLSDACDKPLPSPSPLAAERAEDSPGEGDAGDNDDEAPEQDGATAQGGQTAQQREGERAAEGYARGVASLSESSAAQCAKRRREGSPALRPRRRGASVVSFRAPRARAEFEETTPHRRRGADCARRSSFADAASPVPAASPTSTPRLEKQRRRRSEEAERTPAEHEPGAPSNAHADKEWEAKEGEREDAKEEDALANSDEEDAPPLSGFSRPPAQMRSAVEGA, from the coding sequence ATGAtgccgcagcgcccctcTTCGCCGCACCAGCTCGTGGCGCCGTCTGTCCAGGACTGGAgcgccgaccgcggctgTTCACCCTCGTCgcgtcgcggcagcgaccCCGAAGAGACTCCCGCAAGTCTGTCAGACGCGTGCGACaagccgctgccctcgcccagccccctcgccgccgagcgcgctgAGGACTCTccgggcgaaggcgacgcaggggacaacgacgacgaggcgccggaaCAAGACGGCGCGACTGCGCAGGGCGGACAgactgcgcagcagcgagagggcgagagggcggcggagggctaCGCGAGGGGAGTTGCGAGCTTGTCGgagtcgtctgcggcgcagtgcgcgaagcggaggcgcgagggttCCCCGGCattgcggccgcggcgccggggggccTCTGTAGTCTCCTTTCGggctccgcgtgcgcgcgccgagTTCGAGGAGACGACACCGCACCGCCGCCGAGGGGCGGactgcgcgcgccgaagcagcTTTGCGGACGCCGCCAGTCCCGttcccgcggcctcgccgaccagcacgccgcgccttgagaagcagcgcaggcgccggagcgaagaggccgaaCGCACACCCGCGGAACACGAACCCGGGGCGCCGTCcaacgcacacgcagacaagGAATGGGAAGcgaaggaaggagagagggaagacgcgaaggaagaagacgccctCGCGAACTctgacgaagaagacgcgccccCCCTCAGCGgcttctcgcggccgcccgctCAAATGCGCAGTGCAGTCGAGGGAGCTTGA
- a CDS encoding hypothetical protein (encoded by transcript BESB_024330): protein MTGKPRADPRSQKRERSLAPPQDGNPTCDDSPPPASEPAAATGDSLPTSRSPSLSSPVSPPFSSPLSSGPQGCQSAAGGLPQRAGLGDHLLMPPPPRLPTPLLRKRKQLGAKAGSGAPTGAAQASPSVESNSIYSNASGKEAKPYPEATPGAPLSSSPSSSSRPAEPTSERNLLFGAYEDDAEPEPAPADERDDAPAVSSLPAGAASALRIISMKKTKPEAQERAGAGEADAAAQPPEGSYVPTPTGKLAGAEEKLAEFFRQLHFIEMATDEHEERQRVKRRRAGARGGKAAAAGSEEEFFSDSDEALAASLDSEASSAGETSPADSEDEKGETRKRARYDDELLEDIVAAELEAQASQRRRAQREEKIAARAGGEAAGACVCSCSCAMCKFCEDKDRSARERKNGGKALAKQVEALLWAVATELSKLGASAEAWRRRSEAALEVRRFDWQAGGLDGAFFLAKLHDLREEIKAKLQEEERRAKLQSNRSALASAFPYSSAANLKRQQEASAPPPSSSSASSSSASASSASSSSSSSSSSVASAGPVSAFSCVRASIYDPRRLGFSPARPSAAPTSHISSSSSSSSSLSSPSFSSSSLSSSGARASTLSRAPVPAARASGAAGALGSGARPFSAEAARAPPPADPPPPLPVCEVEEDAAETPEAAGDDKLLRGERLRESDARSSVDLSAHALRMALRLRGDSRASCADLSGRFAWRVVPLVCGARKECEGLEKDAASGVEAGDAEAPTREEKAASARPPRRPADSAAASESPRRKTTAGVANPLLRKKMRLVERWRRTRELEDEEEKRLEQERVQRELEREQRERQKLEEWKERQIASGEASRNANLIEVKEDWRAIVEKNRQHAEL from the exons ATGACAGGCAAACCCCGCGCGGATCCGCGCTCGCAGAAGCGAGAGCGGAGTctcgctccgccgcaggaCGGCAACCCGACCTGCGACGACAGTCCGCCACCAGCGAGTGAacctgcagcagcaactGGAGACAGCCTTCCAACatctcgctctccttctctctcgtctcctgtctcgcctcctttctcctctcctctctcgtcggGTCCTCAGGGATGCCAGTCCGCGGCAGGGGGCCTTCCGCAGAGGGCAGGGCTCGGCGACCACCTGTTgatgcctccgccgcctcgtcttcccaCGCCTCTGTTGAGAAAAC GGAAGCAGCTGGGAGCGAAGGCCGGCAGCGGAGCGCCGACAGGAGCGGCTCAGGCGTCGCCTTCAGTTGAGAGTAATTCAATTTATTCAAATGCGAGTGGAAAGGAGGCGAAACCGTACCCTGAGGCTACACctggcgcgcctctctcttcttctccgtcttcgtcctcgcggcCCGCGGAGCCCACCA gcgagaggaatcttctcttcggcgcatacgaagacgacgcggagcccgagccggcgcctgcagacgagagagacgacgcacccgccgtttcttctctccccgcgggtgcggcctctgcgctgcgcatCATTTcgatgaagaagacaaaGCCTGAGGCGCAAGAGCGCGCAggggcaggcgaggcggatgcggctgcgcagccgcccgaGGGGAGCTACGTACCTACGCCTACTGGCAAgttggcgggcgcggaggaaaagCTGGCGGAGTTCTTCAGGCAGCTGCACTTCATCGAGATGGCGACGGATGAGCACgaggagcgccagcgcgtgaagcgccgccgcgcgggcgcgaggggaggcaaagcggccgctgctgggAGTGAAGAAGAGTTCTTTTCTGACTCAGatgaggcgctcgcggcgtcgctcgacAGCGAAGCGTCCAGCGCCGGAGAGACCTCGCccgcagacagcgaagatgagaagggagagacgcgcaagcGGGCGCGCTACGACGACGAACTCCTCGAGGACAtcgtcgcggcggagctcgaggcgcaagcctcgcagcggagacgtgcacagcgcgaggagaaaatcgcagcccgcgccggcggggaggcagctggcgcatgcgtctgcagctgcagctgcgcgatgTGCAAGTTCTGCGAAGACAAAGACCGCAGCGcccgagagagaaaaaacggcgGCAAGGCCCTCGCGAAACAA gtcgaggcgctgctgtggGCGGTCGCCACGGAGCTCAGCAAGCTCGGGGCGTCCGCGGAGGcttggcggaggcgcagcgaggccgcactCGAAGTTCGACGT TTTGACTGGCAGGCAGGAGGCTTGGATGGCGCGTTCTTCCTCGCGAAGCTCCACGATCTGCGCGAAGAAATCAAG GCCAAACtgcaagaagaagagcggcgcgcaAAACTCCAGTCCAACAGGTCGgccctcgcgtctgcgtttcCGTACTCGAGTGCGGCGAACCTGAAGCGTCAACAAGAGGCCAGCGCGCCCCctccgtcctcttcttccgcttcatcttcttctgcgtcggcttcctctgcttcatcttcctcctcgtcttcgtcttcgagtGTTGCTTCCGCGGGccctgtctccgctttcTCGTGTGTGCGGGCGAGTATCTACGACCCGAGGCGCCTCGGAttctctcctgcgcggccctccgccgccccaaCGTCCCAcatttcttcctcttcctcttcttcctcctctttgtcttctccctctttttcctcgtcgtctctctcttcttctggaGCTCGCGCGTCGACGTTGTCTCGCGCCCCAGTtccggcggctcgcgcgtcgggcgccgcgggcgcgttgGGCTCGGGCGCCAGGCCCTTttcggcggaggccgcgcgcgcgccgccgcccgctgaTCCGCCGCCACCTCTCCCCGTCTGCGAGGTCGAGgaagacgctgcagagacgcccgaggctgcgggcgacgacaAGCTGCTTCGTGGTGAACGCCTGCGCGAGTCCGATGCGAGAAGCTCAG TCGACTTGtccgcgcacgcgcttcgGATGGCGCTGAGGCTGCGTGGAGACAGTCGGGCGAGTTGCGCCGATCTTAGCGGACGTTTCGCGTGGAGGGTGGTGCCTctggtctgcggcgcgcgcaagGAATGCGAAGGCCTCGAGAAAG ATGCAGCGAGCGGTGTGGAGGCCggggacgccgaggcgccgacgcgcgaagagaaggccgcgagtgcgcgcccgccgcggaggcctgcagactccgcggcggcgagcgagtctccgcggcggaagacgacggctGGAGTCGCGAATCCGCTCCTGAGGAAGAAAATGCGACTCGTAGAGAGGtggcgacgcacgcgcgagctcgaagacgaagaagaaaagcgacTGGAGCAG GAACGTGtgcagcgcgagctcgagaGAGAGCAACGCGAACGCCAAAAGCTCGAGGAGTGGAAGGAGCGACAGATCGCCAG cggcgaagcgtcTCGAAACGCGAATTTGATCGAAGTGAAGGAAGACTGGCGTGCGATAGTCGAGAAGAATCGGCAACACGCCGAACTGTGA
- a CDS encoding cathepsin CPL (encoded by transcript BESB_024340), with translation MEHASETHYVSFLGGEESLEGGSGTLHQRRQFASGFAADAVRPYAVTARTYFWKKLLRRRDLKTRALLALVAFAVAFLVLAALLLQWRTDDVAPPVAPMDASVEREANPAQIWDWQETHFQDAFRSFQSAYGKVYASPEEVEKRYAIFKSNLVYIHTHNQQGFSYTLKMNQFGDLSREEFRQKYLGFKKARNLKSHHLGVAEDLAGVRSDELPQAVDWRTRGCVTPVKDQRDCGSCWAFSTTGALEGTQCARSGKLISLSEQELMDCSRPQGNESCNGGEMADAFQYVIDNDGICSEEAYPYLARDAECRAQSCKKVFKISGFKQVPQKSETAMKAALARHGPVSVAIEADQMPFQFYHDGVFDASCGTDLDHGVLLVGYGTDPKTNKDFWIMKNSWGSSWGSLGYMLMAMHRGEEGQCGLLLDATFPVV, from the exons ATGGAGCACGCCAGCGAAACGCACTACGTGTCGTTCctgggcggcgaggagagcctGGAGGGGGGGTCCGGCACGCTGCATCAGCGGCGGCAGTTTGCGTCGGgcttcgccgcggacgcggttCGACCCTACGCCGTGACCGCGCGGACGTACTTTTGGAAGAAGCTTTTGCGCCGCAGGGACTTGAAAACGCGCGCACTTCTCGCGctggtcgccttcgccgtcgccttcctcgtcctcgccgccctcctgctgCAGTGGCGAACTGACgacgtcgcgccgcccgtcgcgcCGATGGACGCCTCcgtcgagcgcgaggcgaaccCTGCGCAGATCTGGGATTGGCAGGAGACCCACTTTCAGGACGCCTTCCGCAGCTTCCAGTCCGCCTACGGAAAGGTGTACGCGTCCCCGGAGGAAGTGGAAAAACGATACGCCATCTTCAAAAGCAACCTCGTCTACATCCACACACACAACCAACAAG GTTTTTCCTACACTCTGAAGATGAATCAGTTCGGTGATCTCTCCCGCGAGGAATTCCGGCAGAAGTATCTCGGCTtcaagaaggcgaggaatcTCAAGTCGCACCACCTCGGC GTTGCAGAGGACCTGGCGGGCGTGCGGAGCGACGAGCTGCCGCAGGCAGTTGACTGGCGGACGCGGGGGTGCGTGACGCCGGTCAAAGATCAGCGCGACTGCGGGTCCTGCTGGGCGTTTTCGACGACTGGCGCGCTGGAGGGGACGCAGTGTGCGCGGAGCGGCAAGTTGATCAGTTTGAGTGAGCAGGAGTTGATGGActgctcgcggccgcagggcAACGAGAGCTGCAACGGCGGGGAGATGGCTGACGCTTTCCAGTACGTGATCGACAACGACGGCATCTGCTCGGAGGAGGCGTATCCGtacctcgcgcgcgacgccgagtgCCGAGCGCAGAGCTGCAAGAAGGTGTTCAAGATCTCGGGCTTCAAGCAAGTTCCGCAGAAAAGCGAGACAGCCAtgaaggcggcgctcgcgcgccacgGGCCTGTGAGCGTCGCGATCGAGGCTGACCAGATGCCCTTCCAGTTTTACCACGACGGCGTCTTCGACGCGTCCTGCGGAACCGACCTCGACcacggcgtcctcctcgttgGCTACGGAACCGACCCGAAAACCAACAAAGACTTCTGGATCATGAAGAACTCTTGGGGTAGCTCCTGGGGATCTCTCGGCTACATGCTGATGGCCATGCACCGCGGGGAAGAG GGGCAgtgcggccttcttctcgaTGCGACGTTCCCAGTCGTGTAG